One segment of Thermoanaerobaculia bacterium DNA contains the following:
- a CDS encoding cytochrome B6: MKEKLEELQRSIVDSQIWRSIFRVGVPNTNRKRVLAMLGNVVLHLHPVKTRKSGVKMRYTWCAGGVTFFLFLVLTFTGLLLMFYYRPTVEYAYVDALDLR, from the coding sequence GTGAAGGAGAAGCTCGAGGAACTCCAGCGCTCGATCGTCGACAGCCAGATCTGGAGGTCGATCTTCCGGGTCGGCGTCCCGAACACGAATCGCAAGCGGGTTCTCGCGATGCTCGGCAACGTCGTCCTGCATCTCCATCCGGTCAAGACCCGCAAGTCGGGCGTGAAGATGCGCTACACGTGGTGCGCCGGCGGCGTGACGTTCTTCCTCTTCCTCGTTCTCACGTTCACCGGCCTCCTGCTGATGTTCTATTACCGCCCGACCGTCGAATACGCGTACGTCGACGCGCTCGACCTGCG